Proteins encoded by one window of Gehongia tenuis:
- a CDS encoding ribonucleoside triphosphate reductase yields MLKTIRKRDGSEVPFQKEKIAWAIFKAASAVGGHDWDRSEQLANEAVDVATLKYKDGIADVEGVQDIVEKVLIENGHAKTAKAYILYREKRRSARESNALIGATIDMFSNYLGDKDWKINENANTQRSINGMNNYVRETFTKQYWLHEVYPDEVREAHVSGDMHMHDLGFFGPYCAGWDLRQILTDGFGGVPGKVESSPAKHLRSFLGQIVNSTFTTQGETAGAQAWSSFDTYCAPFIRYDNMTYDAVKQALQEFVFNINVPTRVGFQCPFSNLTFDIVVPKTLADQPVIVGGQYKEETYKEFQAEMDLFNQAFCDVMLEGDSKGRVFTFPIPTINVTNEFAWNSPVVDRFMEITCKYGIPYFSNYVNSDLSPEDAVSMCCRLRLDTTELRKRGGGLFGSNPMTGSIGVVTINLPRIGYLSKSESEFRARLWRLVMIAKNSLEIKRKTIEEQTGRGMYPYSAHYLRDVKARTGQYWYNHFNTIGIVGMNEACQNFLGEEKDLTTEEGQAFAIRTLQYMRDLLKTIQEETGHFYNLEATPAEGTSYSLAKLDQERYPDIIAAGDKVKYYTNSSQLPVGFTDDIFETLDLQDELQSLYTGGTVLHLYMGERIGDIEVAKKLLQKIFTNYKLPYVSLTPTFSICPEHGYIAGEHFNCPTCGRDAEVWSRVVGYLRPVQNYHKGKKEEYAQRIKYRIKEEQLG; encoded by the coding sequence ATGTTAAAGACAATTCGCAAAAGAGACGGCTCTGAGGTTCCCTTTCAAAAGGAAAAGATTGCGTGGGCGATCTTCAAAGCGGCCAGCGCCGTGGGGGGCCATGACTGGGACCGGTCGGAACAGCTGGCAAATGAAGCGGTGGATGTGGCCACGCTAAAATACAAGGATGGCATCGCCGATGTGGAGGGCGTTCAGGATATCGTGGAGAAGGTTCTCATCGAGAATGGGCACGCCAAGACGGCGAAGGCCTATATTCTTTACCGGGAAAAGCGCCGCTCCGCACGGGAATCCAATGCTCTTATCGGAGCGACCATCGATATGTTCTCCAACTATCTTGGGGACAAGGACTGGAAGATCAACGAGAACGCCAATACCCAGCGTTCCATCAACGGCATGAACAACTATGTTCGGGAAACCTTCACCAAGCAGTACTGGCTCCACGAGGTTTATCCCGATGAGGTCCGGGAAGCCCATGTGTCCGGCGATATGCATATGCACGATTTGGGCTTCTTTGGTCCCTACTGTGCCGGCTGGGATTTAAGACAGATCCTGACGGATGGGTTCGGCGGCGTGCCTGGCAAGGTGGAATCCAGCCCGGCCAAGCACCTTCGTTCCTTTCTGGGCCAGATTGTCAATTCCACTTTCACCACCCAGGGGGAGACCGCCGGTGCGCAGGCTTGGTCTTCCTTTGATACCTACTGTGCACCCTTCATCCGCTATGACAACATGACCTATGATGCGGTGAAGCAGGCGCTGCAGGAGTTCGTTTTTAACATTAACGTGCCCACCCGTGTGGGTTTTCAGTGCCCCTTCTCCAACCTCACCTTCGATATCGTGGTGCCCAAAACCTTGGCCGATCAGCCGGTAATCGTGGGAGGTCAATACAAGGAGGAGACCTATAAGGAGTTCCAAGCGGAGATGGATCTGTTCAATCAGGCCTTCTGCGACGTGATGCTGGAGGGCGATTCCAAAGGCCGGGTGTTCACCTTCCCCATTCCCACCATCAACGTGACGAACGAATTTGCCTGGAACAGCCCGGTGGTGGACCGCTTTATGGAGATCACCTGCAAGTATGGCATTCCCTATTTCTCCAACTATGTGAATTCCGATCTTTCGCCGGAGGATGCGGTGTCCATGTGTTGCCGCCTCAGACTGGATACCACGGAGCTTCGCAAGCGGGGCGGAGGCCTGTTCGGGTCCAACCCCATGACCGGCTCCATCGGCGTTGTGACCATCAATCTGCCCAGGATCGGCTATCTTTCAAAGAGTGAGTCGGAATTCCGCGCCCGGCTGTGGCGGCTGGTCATGATTGCGAAGAACAGCCTGGAGATCAAGCGCAAGACCATTGAGGAGCAGACGGGCAGAGGAATGTATCCCTATTCCGCCCATTATCTCCGCGACGTGAAGGCGAGAACCGGCCAGTATTGGTACAACCACTTCAACACGATTGGCATCGTGGGCATGAACGAGGCCTGCCAGAACTTCCTGGGCGAGGAAAAGGATCTTACCACCGAGGAGGGTCAGGCCTTTGCCATCCGCACACTGCAGTACATGCGGGATCTTCTCAAGACCATTCAGGAGGAGACGGGCCATTTCTACAACCTTGAGGCCACGCCCGCCGAGGGTACCAGCTACAGCCTGGCCAAGCTGGATCAGGAGCGTTATCCTGACATCATCGCCGCTGGCGACAAGGTGAAGTACTATACCAATTCCAGCCAGCTGCCGGTGGGTTTCACCGACGACATCTTTGAAACGCTGGATCTTCAGGACGAGCTGCAAAGCCTGTACACCGGCGGAACGGTGCTTCATCTGTACATGGGAGAACGCATCGGGGACATCGAAGTGGCCAAAAAGCTTCTGCAGAAGATCTTTACCAATTACAAGCTGCCCTACGTATCCCTCACCCCCACCTTCTCCATCTGCCCCGAGCATGGCTATATCGCCGGCGAGCATTTCAACTGCCCCACCTGCGGCAGGGATGCCGAAGTGTGGAGCCGGGTAGTGGGTTACCTCCGGCCGGTGCAGAATTATCATAAGGGCAAGAAAGAGGAATATGCCCAGCGGATCAAGTATAGGATCAAGGAGGAACAACTGGGGTGA
- a CDS encoding DUF134 domain-containing protein: protein MPREPKLRRIASLPACKDFSPDRPSGQMVLRMDELEALRLSDLESLDQRTASEQMEVSRGTYQRILGSARRKVAEALVEGKSIRIGGGNCYLPGECTCVHADHRKCPHPGRCEECKLRR, encoded by the coding sequence ATGCCCAGGGAACCCAAGTTAAGAAGAATCGCATCCCTTCCGGCCTGCAAGGATTTTTCGCCGGACCGGCCTTCGGGCCAGATGGTTCTTCGGATGGATGAGCTGGAGGCGCTTAGGCTCAGCGACCTTGAGTCGCTGGATCAAAGGACGGCGTCGGAGCAAATGGAGGTTTCCCGCGGCACCTACCAGAGAATTCTGGGCAGTGCCCGCAGGAAGGTTGCCGAAGCTCTGGTGGAGGGAAAATCCATCAGAATCGGCGGCGGGAACTGTTATCTGCCCGGCGAATGCACCTGTGTCCATGCGGACCATCGGAAGTGTCCCCATCCAGGGAGATGCGAAGAGTGTAAATTAAGGAGGTAA
- a CDS encoding Mrp/NBP35 family ATP-binding protein — MSENCNGNCSSCSQNCDQREIPKESTNAFSHVKHTIAVVSGKGGVGKSLVTSMLAVLSRRKGYNVGILDADITGPSIPKIFGVHGQATGSDLGINPGRTANDIELMSVNLLLDQEESPVVWRGPVIAGAVKQFWTDVLWGDIDYMFIDMPPGTGDVPLTVFQSIPVDGIIIVTSPQDLVSMIVKKAYNMAKLMEIPVLGIVENMSYVVCPDCGKKIELYGKSQTAKIASELGLPLLGQIPIDPALAELCDAGEFEKMNSHDLDAAMADIEGKLPA, encoded by the coding sequence ATGAGCGAAAACTGTAACGGGAACTGCAGCAGCTGCAGCCAAAACTGCGATCAGCGGGAAATCCCCAAGGAAAGCACCAATGCGTTCAGCCATGTGAAGCATACCATCGCCGTGGTGAGCGGCAAGGGCGGCGTGGGCAAATCGCTGGTCACGTCCATGCTGGCGGTGCTGTCCCGGCGCAAGGGCTACAATGTAGGTATTTTGGACGCCGACATCACCGGGCCTTCCATCCCCAAGATTTTTGGGGTTCACGGTCAGGCCACCGGCTCCGATCTCGGCATCAATCCGGGACGCACGGCCAATGATATTGAGCTTATGTCCGTCAATCTTCTCCTGGACCAGGAGGAAAGTCCGGTGGTGTGGCGCGGTCCGGTCATCGCCGGCGCGGTCAAGCAGTTCTGGACCGACGTGCTGTGGGGGGATATCGACTATATGTTCATCGATATGCCGCCGGGAACCGGTGACGTACCGCTGACGGTATTCCAGTCCATTCCGGTGGACGGCATTATCATTGTCACCTCTCCCCAGGATCTGGTGTCCATGATCGTCAAAAAGGCCTACAACATGGCGAAGCTTATGGAGATCCCCGTATTGGGCATCGTGGAAAACATGAGTTATGTGGTCTGTCCCGACTGCGGCAAGAAAATTGAGCTGTACGGCAAGAGTCAGACCGCCAAGATCGCCTCGGAGCTGGGGCTTCCCCTGCTTGGTCAGATCCCCATCGATCCCGCTCTGGCGGAGCTTTGCGATGCCGGTGAATTCGAAAAGATGAACAGCCACGATCTGGATGCCGCCATGGCGGATATTGAGGGCAAACTGCCCGCATAA